From a region of the Gordonia sp. PP30 genome:
- a CDS encoding (2Fe-2S)-binding protein, which translates to MPETARFTFDGRPIDARPGQTVGAALIDAGVRSWRNTRFGDAPRGLFCGIGVCFDCLLTVDGAPNQRACMVPARAGMTCESGGIREVDSRD; encoded by the coding sequence ATGCCTGAGACCGCCCGTTTCACATTCGACGGCCGGCCGATCGACGCGCGTCCCGGCCAGACCGTCGGCGCGGCGCTCATCGACGCCGGTGTCCGGTCGTGGCGCAACACCCGGTTCGGCGATGCGCCCCGCGGCCTGTTCTGCGGTATCGGGGTGTGCTTCGATTGCCTGTTGACGGTCGACGGCGCGCCGAATCAGCGCGCGTGCATGGTTCCGGCGCGTGCGGGCATGACCTGCGAGAGCGGCGGTATCCGGGAGGTGGATTCGCGTGACTGA
- a CDS encoding FAD-binding oxidoreductase — protein sequence MSAARVAADVVVIGAGAVGAAVAWYATRAGLSVTVVERGAIVSGSSSACEGNLLVSDKEAGPELDLALYSHDLWAGELLEYRELWEFDFKGGLVVASTDAGQAGLAELTVRQRAAGVVVDDVPLTEVPTLEPHLTRDIAGAAYYPQDCQVQPVLLAAHLLRMAREGGATVLTDTPVTGLVRSGDAATGVVTGRGTIAAPIVVNCAGAWAGEVAALAGISMPVFPRRGFVLVTEPLPPTVFHKVYAGEYVASTQSSDAGLQTSTVIESTRGGTVLIGSSRERVGFDRAPSLPAIREIAAKALRLYPALREVSVMRSYLGFRPYCLDHLPVIGDDPRAPGLWHAAGHEGAGIGLSVGTAKLLVQAMTGAPTDLDLTPFAADRATLQEVAHA from the coding sequence GTGAGCGCCGCCCGCGTCGCCGCCGATGTCGTGGTGATCGGGGCGGGTGCGGTCGGCGCGGCCGTCGCCTGGTACGCGACGCGTGCCGGGCTGTCGGTGACCGTCGTGGAGCGCGGGGCCATCGTCTCCGGCTCGTCGAGCGCCTGCGAGGGCAACCTGCTGGTCTCCGACAAGGAGGCCGGTCCGGAGCTCGATCTGGCGCTCTACTCGCACGACCTGTGGGCCGGTGAACTGCTGGAGTACCGGGAACTGTGGGAGTTCGACTTCAAGGGCGGTCTGGTGGTCGCGTCGACCGACGCGGGACAGGCCGGACTGGCCGAGCTGACGGTCCGGCAGCGGGCTGCCGGGGTCGTCGTCGACGACGTCCCGCTCACCGAGGTGCCGACGCTGGAACCCCATCTGACCAGGGACATCGCCGGCGCCGCCTACTACCCGCAGGACTGCCAGGTGCAGCCGGTGCTGCTGGCCGCCCACCTGCTGCGGATGGCGCGCGAGGGCGGGGCGACGGTGCTGACCGACACCCCGGTGACCGGTCTGGTCCGCTCCGGCGACGCCGCGACCGGCGTGGTCACCGGCCGCGGCACGATCGCCGCGCCGATCGTCGTGAACTGCGCAGGCGCGTGGGCCGGCGAGGTGGCGGCGCTGGCCGGCATCTCGATGCCGGTGTTCCCGCGCCGCGGGTTCGTGCTGGTCACCGAACCGCTTCCGCCCACCGTGTTCCACAAGGTGTACGCGGGCGAATACGTCGCCAGCACACAGAGCAGCGACGCCGGACTCCAGACGTCCACGGTGATCGAGAGCACGCGCGGCGGCACCGTCCTGATCGGTTCGTCGCGGGAACGCGTCGGTTTCGACCGCGCGCCGTCGCTCCCGGCGATCCGGGAGATCGCGGCCAAGGCGCTGCGCCTGTACCCGGCGCTACGCGAGGTGTCGGTGATGCGCTCGTACCTCGGCTTCCGGCCGTACTGCCTGGACCATCTGCCGGTGATCGGCGACGATCCGCGCGCGCCGGGCCTCTGGCACGCCGCCGGACACGAGGGTGCGGGCATCGGCCTGTCCGTCGGTACGGCGAAGCTGCTGGTCCAGGCGATGACCGGCGCGCCGACCGATCTCGACCTGACCCCGTTCGCCGCCGACCGGGCGACCCTGCAGGAGGTGGCACATGCCTGA